A stretch of the Myripristis murdjan chromosome 24, fMyrMur1.1, whole genome shotgun sequence genome encodes the following:
- the znf395b gene encoding zinc finger protein 395b — protein sequence MAAMGPGDRAGIGPDGTAVCPSGPQACLATTRQDSARPDMQGNLMYMQCCGQGEKTVMGSGRHKSLAAPLQTVAPTIPLCNVSATAEAPYSFRSPESVEMDEIMAAMVLTSLSCSPVVQSPPQADPGPGGSSTPADMECGGGELSDSGSSGCWSWDHGSVSPAPSPSVTEVDSSPDEGLHMELEQGEELSAKKPKSSFRGVYKCLWPSCGKVLTSSVGMKRHVRVLHLGGSEQSQREEDFYYTKISCETVDAASAPAPSQHAPGQASSPHLCWASCGSPPALGHQIPSASRPRSNSSSGPGPGRPSPLSQSAPSSFWQIHSEHLYQACSPVQVSLASQNPGSQGWTPSVSVSGHNSTPMVKPRCRSVSVGEQWLQQNSASNRLQAMSVSPSRSHCSFRKGRGEAKKCRKVYGVERKDQWCTACRWKKACQRFPD from the exons ATGGCAGCTATGGGACCTGGGGACAGAGCTGGAATCGGGCCAGACGGGACGGCAGTCTGCCCGTCGGGACCACAGGCCTGCCTCGCTACAACGAGGCAGGACAGCGCCAGGCCTGACATGCAGGGAAATCTG ATGTATATGCAGTGCTGTGGTCAGGGAGAGAAAACGGTCATGGGAAGTGGGCGTCACAAGAGCCTGGCTGCTCCCCTGCAGACCGTCGCCCCCACTATCCCCCTCTGCAACGTGTCAGCCACTGCAGAGGCACCATACAG TTTCCGCAGCCCAGAGTCAGTGGAGATGGATGAGATCATGGCAGCCATGGTCCTGACCAGCCTGTCCTGCAGCCCCGTGGTTCAGAGTCCTCCGCAGGCAGACCCTGGACCAG GTGGCTCGTCAACGCCGGCTGACATGGAGTGCGGTGGCGGTGAGCTTTCCGACAGCGGCAGCAGTGGCTGCTGGAGCTGGGACCACGGCAGcgtgagccccgccccctcgccGTCCGTCACCGAGGTGGACAGCAGCCCCGACGAAGGCCTGCACATGGAGCTGGAGCAGGGAGAGGAGCTCAGTGCCAAAAAGCCAAAG AGCTCTTTCCGAGGTGTGTACAAGTGTCTGTGGCCCAGCTGTGGCAAAGTGCTCACGTCTTCTGTTGGAATGAAAAGGCACGTCCGGGTACTGCACCTTGG TGGGTCAGAGCAGtcccagagagaggaggacttCTACTACACCAAGATCTCCTGTGAGACTGTGGATGCTGCCTCTGCTCCAGCTCCTTCCCAGCATGCCCCGGGCCAGGCCTCGTCCCCTCATCTCTGCTGGGCCTCCTGTGGTTCTCCTCCAGCGTTGGGGCATCAGATCCCCTCGGCGTCTAGGCCCAGGTCCAATTCCAGCTCTGGGCCGGGACCAGGCAGGCCCAGCCCGCTCAGCCAGTCGGCCCCCAGCAGCTTCTGGCAGATCCATTCAGAGCATCTCTATCAG GCATGCAGCCCCGTCCAGGTGTCCTTGGCCTCCCAGAACCCCGGCTCTCAGGGTTGGACcccctccgtctctgtctctggccaCAACAGCACTCCA ATGGTGAAGCCCCGCTGCCGGTCTGTCAGCGTCGGGGAGCAGTGGCTCCAGCAGAACAGCGCCTCCAACAGGCTGCAGGCCATGAGTGTGTCACCCTCCCGCAGTCACTGCTCCTTTAG GAAGGGTCGCGGAGAGGCCAAAAAGTGCCGCAAGGTGTACGGAGTGGAGCGCAAGGACCAGTGGTGCACCGCCTGCCGCTGGAAAAAAGCCTGCCAGCGCTTCCCTGACTGA
- the pnocb gene encoding prepronociceptin b: MKTPLWCLVVLLACLFTPVRGDCQGECVACGLLLQQQQLQQAFNTMVCLLECEGHVTSSLTWEVCKRAVKLSQYPSLPEGGALSKRTGEQLELTSFDLDSDGALLLSAAAERFQDGDQSEGSFKQRSAQYDSSLLGSDEAGEGLQGLDLSLEDEEKKVRDERDALRDSQPEGDEDEDSEATRLSKRFGGFLRGRHGYRKLIGSPARPLQKRYGGFIGIRKSARKWNSQKRVNQLLRQYLGMRSSRSGRLNSVPATSVWRQNQL; encoded by the exons ATGAAGACTCCACTCTGGTGCCTGGTGGTGCTGCTGGCATGTCTCTTCACCCCTGTACGTGGCGACTGTCAGGGGGAGTGTGTAGCCTGTGGTCtactcctgcagcagcagcaattgCAGCAAGCCTTTAACACCATG GTGTGTCTGCTGGAGTGTgagggtcatgtgacctcctCCCTCACCTGGGAGGTGTGCAAACGTGCCGTCAAGCTTTCACAATATCCTTCACTTCCTGAGGGAGGTGCTCTATCCAAGAGAACAGGGGAGCAACTGGAGCTGACCTCTTTCGACCTGGACTCTGATGGcgctctgctgctgtctgccgcAGCGGAGCGATTCCAGGACGGGGATCAGAGTGAGGGATCTTTCAAGCAACGCAGTGCCCAGTATGACTCATCACTGCTGGGATCCGATGAGGCGGGGGAGGGCCTGCAGGGTCTGGATCTCAGTCTGGAGGACGAAGAGAAGAAggtgagagatgagagagatgcACTTAGGGACAGCCAGCCAGAGGGGGACGAGGATGAGGACTCGGAGGCCACCAGGCTATCCAAGCGCTTTGGTGGCTTCCTGAGGGGTCGCCATGGATACAGGAAGCTGATTGGCTCACCGGCAAGGCCCCTGCAAAAGCGCTATGGTGGCTTCATAGGCATCCGGAAATCAGCCCGCAAGTGGAACAGTCAGAAACGGGTCAATCAGCTGCTGAGGCAGTACCTGGGCATGAGGAGCAGTCGCAGTGGGAGGCTCAACAGTGTCCCTGCCACCAGCGTTTGGAGGCAAAACCAACTGTAA